DNA sequence from the Corvus hawaiiensis isolate bCorHaw1 chromosome 6, bCorHaw1.pri.cur, whole genome shotgun sequence genome:
AACACCGGGAGCCCAGGGATGGCAGCGGGCTTTTAGGGGACACAGCCCGGGCACTCACACTCGTCATAGAAGCCATAGATGCGGTTGATGCTGGCACACTCGTGGTTGCCCCGCAGCAGGAAGAAGTTCTCGGGGTACTTGATCTTGTAGGCGAGCAGCAGGCAGATGGTCTCCAGCGACTGCTTGCCCCGGTCCACGTAGTCCCCCAAAAACAGGTAATTGCTCTCAGGGGGGAAGCCCCCGTACTCGAAGAGCCTCAGCAGGTCGTAGTACTGCCCGTGGATGTCGCCTGCAGGGAGGACACAGGCTGTGAATGGCACCCCGCAGCCCCCCACGCCACCCCAGCGCTGCCCGGCAGCTCTCCGGGCCTCACCGCAGATCTTGAGGGgtgcctccagctccagcaggatgGGCTGGCTCAGGAAGATCTCCCGGGATTTGAGGCACAGCCCGCGGATCTCGTTCTCCGTCAGCTGCACGTTCTTCCCCGGCCGCGACCCTTGGACTGGTCCCAGCACAAAGAACAGGATCAGGGACCCCAGAGTGCTGCGGGACCCCAGCAGCGCCCCAGAAACCGCTGCTCTACCTGccccagcccccctccccaTATCCTCCACGCCctccaggctcagctccagcccccAGACCCTTCGGGGCACCCCAATACCCTCCAGTCCCCCCCTCCGCGGGGTACACACCCTGTGGGGATCCCCCATTTCCTCCAGCCCCCTCCCGCGGGGTACAGACCCCTTCGGGATCCCCCCCTTATTCTCCACGTCCTCCGGACTCATCTCCAGCTCCCCAGATCCCATGGGGATCCCCCCCAAAACACTTCCCAGCCCTGACCCCCCCAAACCACCGCGGCCTAACCCGCCCCCGCCAGGTCCAGGCCGGGGACCCCCCCTCGGGGttggggcacggcccgggccggccCCGAGGGATTCCCCGAGCGGAGGAGGGGTATCCTGGGGCTCGGGGTGCCGGCGGGGGCCGCTCACCCTCCAGGAGGCGGCTGATGATGGAGTCGAGGTTGAGCTTCTCGGTGTCCGCCAtggccgcccgcgcgccgccccgccccgcgcgcccGTCCAgaggcggccccggcgcgggcGGCGCCCCCTGCGGGCTCGGAGGACTCAGTTCAGCGCCTGGCCGGcggggctgtccccgtgtcccccctgtcccctcgGTCAGGGGATCCCAGCCCCGGGAGGGGCGGGAAGCAGGGACAGCGTGGCGAGGGCGGCGACAGCAGGAGGCCACGGCGGTGTCACAGAGGCAAGGGGACACCCGTGAAGAGGGGACACGCCCGGCAGCGGGACATTCCGGGAAGGGGAACACCCCGGGAAAGGTGACACCCCGAGCAGAGGGACATCCCGAGCAGAGGGACATCCCGGGCAGAGGGACATGCCTGGAAAGGGGAACACTCCGGAAAAGGGGACATCCCGGGCAGAGGGACTTGCCTGGAAAGGAGGACTTCCCGGGAAGGGGGACGTCCTGGGAAAGGGGACATCCTAGCAAGGGGGACATCCCGGGCAAGAGAACAATCCCGGCAGGGGGGCACGCCGGGCAAGGGGTAGAGCCCGGAAAGGGGACACGAGGGACCACAAGGACTCATATTCTGGGCCTGGGGGGTACAGGGATAGAGTGGGAGAGGGTGGGCAACAGCCTCGGGATAGACAGGAGTTCCTGGGACTGCGAGGAGAcaggaggggacacggggggaacGGGGGATCCATATCCCGGTCCTGGAAGCACCGTcacagcctggggacacgggagggGACAGGAtgcctggcagagcccagcGATATCCCCAGCCGGGGACTCTGGGGACACCGCCGGGAGCAGCAGCGGGCGGTTGCCGGGAGCCTGTTGTCACCCTGGGGTCCCCGGGGACACCCCGAAGGCCGGGCTCCcactggggacacgggggaggGTGACACGTTTGTGCCATCGCTCGTGGAGGGTGGCAGTGTCCGGGATGGGGTCATGCCTGTCCCCTGCGCACACTGGCTGTGCCATACCGTCCCATGCCATGCCGTCCCATGCCATGCCGTCCCATGCCATTCCCTGCGTCCCATTCCATGTCGTGCGGGGAGGTCGGGAATAGCTCCCAAGGCCTGCCCTGACATTTCTGCTTCGCGGTGTCAGTTTTACACCCGGCCCCGGGTGACCCCGGACGGGTCCCGTCCCTGCCCCCAGTCACTTGTCCCCTGTCCCGGTCCCCATCCCTCGTCCCGCTCCCTACCCCAGTCCCTtgtcccccggccccgccgccgtcGCCCCCGCTGCCCGCTTTGTCCCGCCACCCCCTTCGGTGTCCCggtcccccggtgtccccggtcccgccccgccccgccccgccccgcccgggcagGACAcggcgccgccgccaccgccgggACCGGAGCGGGCAGAGCCGCTGCTGGGGACGCGACAGCACCGGGACCGACCCCGACAGACTCCGACAGACCCCGACAGACCCCGACACCGCCGGGACCGAAGCGGGCAGAGCCGCTACGGGGAGTGACAACACCAGGACAGACCGACACCGACAGACACCAGCACCGGCACCGCCggtgggtgctggcagcagtgggggtgatgtgggtgtttttgggggggtgCTGGTCCCAGGGGGGGCGGAAGCAGCGGGATGGGGGTCGGGGGGTGTGTGCATACTTGTGACAGGGTGCAGGTGACAGGTGGGTGACGATGTGCGTGGCACGGTGCGGGGGACGGGGCAGGTGGCAGTGCAGCGGCATGGTGCAGGTTCTGGGGTCTGGGTGACAGTGCGGGCGACAGGGTGTGGGTGACAGGATACGGGTGACAGGTAGGCGATGTGCGTGACAAGGTGTGGGTGACAGTGCAGGTGCCAGCGCAGGTGACGGGGTGCCGATGCTGGTGCAGGTGCCACAGTGTGGGTGACAGGGTTTGGGTGACAGGGTTTGGGTGACGGGTGGGTGACGATGAGCGTGACAGGGTGTGGGTGACAGCCGCAGGTGACAGGATGCTGTTGAAGGTGTGTGGTGCGTTGTGGGTGACAGGGTGCACGTGACAGTTCGGGTGACAAATGAGGGGGGCAGGGTGCCGGGCACGGTGCGGATGGCGGGGAGCGGGTGACAGCGCGTGCAGGGCCCTGCGGCGCGGCAGCCGCGCTGGTGGCCCCGTGCCTGCCGGTGGCGGTGacggtgacagtgacagtgacgcCGCGGGCAGCTGGAACTAAGCCGGGGGACGTGCGGGCTGGCAGCTCCGCCacgctggggacagggggacagggcggggaggggcggcgggggggacGGGGGGCGTGCCCAGCCTTGGGTGTGcaggacagggggacagggacaccccgccaggctgagccacccccCGCGTCCCGCTGCGGCAGCGTGTCCCTCGCTGgtgacggggacagggacacggacaggGGTGCCAGCGCCTGGCGCGAGGTGGCAGAGGGGACAATGGGGCTCTGTGTCGCCTAATCCGGGGCACGGGGACGGGGGTTGGCACCCCGGGGTGGCGCGGGGGGGGTTTAAAGGCCAGAGCGGcccgtgtcccctgtgccaggctTCCCCGAGCCCTCGTCCCCTGCGCGCTCTCAGGCCACGGCTCCCACCCCAAGGTACCGGGCGACACAGCTGTCCCAGTttggggacagcaggaacacctcccaactggggatggagggggacAGGGTGGTCCccgggctgggaggggagggggggcggACTTTGAGGGACCCCTGTGGCTGGGTTTTGGGTCCCTGTGCCATGCCACCGAGCCGTGTGTCCCCTAACCCTGTCACcgggtgctgggtttggggacaccCGCCCTGCCAGCTTGGGGACGCCCTGGCTGACAGTGGGCACTGCTCAgctccgtgcctcagtttccctctgtGCCCAACTCTGCCGGGCACCTGCTGGGAGCGAGGGCACCCGGGGGGGTGGGGACACCCCGGTCCCTGGGTCTGCGCCGCCAGGGCACCTTGGCACCCCCGGGAAGAGGAGGTGCCTCCGACTGTGCTGAACTGGCACGGGATTACACTAAGCCGGAGGTATCGCGGCCACCGGGGCTGGCACCGAGGGGACACCCTGAGGCCATCGTGACTGGCACCGAGGGGTCAATCTGGGGCCACCACCGCTGTCAACGAGGGGACAAGCTGGGACCACAGGGATTGGCACCGAGGGGTCAgtctggggacactgggactaGCACTGAGGGGACAACATGAGGACACTGGAGTTGGCACCGAGGTGTGCCCCAGGAAGTGTGCCAGGCTCTGGTGGGTGCTGTAGGACGGGTCCCCCACGGGAGCTGGGGTtggggctcccagccctggccgGGGGTGCCCGGGGAGGGGTGGCAAGTGCTCAGGGGGCCGCGCTGACTCTGCCTGTCCTTCTCTTGCAGCCCCTCTGTCACCAGGATGGTGAGTGGCCCCCGGGTGGGGGGTCCGGGCGGaggtgggtgccccatcccggGATCCCGGCGGTGCCGGGCACTGGCGCGGGGCAGCGGGCAGTGTGGCGTGCTGTGCCCACCCGCCGCGTGACCCCGCGGGGACAAGGGGACGCTTTGTCCGGGAGCTGGCGGCCCCGGCGGCTGGCACTGCCCCGCTGTCCCTGAGGCGGTGGCGCCGTGCCCGGCGCCCGCAGCCCCCCAGCACCCTGACGCCCCCACCCCACGGGTGCGCAGCGGCGCCCGGTGCCCCCCTGTCCTGTGCCAGCCCCCCCGTgtctgccccatgtccccatgccCACCCGGCGTCTGCCCACATGCCAGCCCCGTGCCAGCCCCTTAACCCCACGCCAGCCCTATAGCACCCCTTACCCCCGTGCCAGCCCCgtgccagccctgtccctgctcccgcAGCTCTCCACGGCGCAGCCGAGCCCGGAGCGGGTGCCCAGCCCGGAGGAGCAGGAGTGGGCAGGGCCCGAGGCGCTGTGCCCGGGCTGGCTGGAGGACGAGGCCCCCGATGGCGAAGTGcccggggacagcggggacccCGAGTGTGCCACCCACGCCTACGAGCGGCTCCAGAGCGCCCTGtgccaggaggggctgcctcCCACGCTGGACTGCTCCGCGGAGCCCCGCACGggtgggggacacggggggcacggtgccaggctgggacacGGGGGTGGCAGGGCCTGGGGTGGCGATGGGGGGCATGGCgccaggctggggacacgggggtggcagggacagggatgtgggCGCAGTGCCACGCTGGGGTAGGGGGGTGGCAGGGACAAGGACGGCAATGGGGATACGGTGCCAGGCTAGGGACacgggggatttggggtctccCAGCCACACTGGGGTGCCGGGGGCAGGGTGACAGCAGGGTCCCCACTCCGGGGCTGTTAACCCTTCCCTCCCTGGCAGGATTTGGCCCGCTGGACATCACCGTTTGCATCCTGGGCTCCCCCACCGCcttcctgcctgtcctgctggaGGGTGGCACCCGCTGCCCAGGTGGGTGCGGTGCCTTTGTCCCCACCCCGCATGAGAtacccctgagccagcagcaggggTCCCCACACCCGCCTGTGCTGGTCGGCCGGGACCGTGAGGGAAACCgaggcaggggaggagggcGGCACCAGCTGCGTCCCATTAATCCCAGTAGCCACAAGTTCGGCAGCAAATCTCGCCTCGCCCCGCAGCAGCACCCCCATGGAGGGCAGTTCGGGGCAGGGGGAGCGGGGTACCCACCGCCCACCCTCCTGCCCACCGCAGGTGCCATGGTGCTGTGTCTGTCCCCCACCTGGGCCAGCCGTGTGCCATCGGAGGCGTCCCCGGGCGCCTggtccctgctgctctcccgGGGCGTCTCCTTCAAGGTGGGGGGGCACAGCGCCCTGGAGACCTTCGTGCCCCCCCGCCGTGCCAACTACGTGACGGGCACCTTGGCGCCGGGGGACCCCGAGGGCGGCTGGGTGGGCGAGCTGGCCCGTGACCTCGACTGCCCCACGGGGGGCTCGGTGCTGCTCGCCCACCGGCTCGAGGACACGCTGGTCACCCGCTGGGTGCTGGCGGCTCGTGCCCACCTGCCCGTGCCCCCCACCCTGGCCTTTGTCCTGGGGGCCAGGGGGGACCTGCCCGCCGAGCCCATGGCCCCCGGATTGAGGCTGGTGCGGCTGGAGGACCCCCAGGGCCAGCAGAGCCTGGTACAGGAGGAGGTGGGCGCCTTCCTGGGGGGCACTGCCATGGAGCCCTACAGCCAGGTGGGCACGGCAGGGATGGGTGGTgttggtggcactggggggcaTGGAGAGGCCCCCACGGGGTGGCTgttggggtggcactgggggggcACGGGGTGACAGGGGTGCGTGCAGGTGGTGCGGTGGCACAGGGTGACACGGGGGCTGCACGCAGGTGGCGGGGTGGCTGTTGGGGTGGCACCGGGTGGCACGGGGTGACACGGAGGTGCACGCAGGTGGTGGTGCGGCCGGCGGGGTGGCGGTGGCGGGGGACAGGCACCCGCAGCACCcacaggaaggaggagggggcgGCGGTGGTGCAGGCGGTGGGTGCCTGGCTCCGGGGGCTGACGGAGGAGGACAGCGTCCTGCTGGAGGCCATGGTGCCCACCGCCCGCCTGCCCGTGCCCCCCCCACGTAAGGCCCCCGCCCTCGGGCGCCCACCACCCTGGGAGGGGGGGAAGAGTCCCCCGGGGTCCCTGCCGCTGTGCCAGCCACCTGTCTGTCCCCTGGGGTGGGTGGCTGGGGGGCCATTGGGGTGCCCAAACTACTGGGGTCCTGGGGGACAGCATGAGGGTCACCCTGGACGCCCACAGTGCcctgggttagggttgggggacAGTTTGCCACCTTGAACCCTCCCCCCCAGACCCATGGGGAGGGGTGGAGAAAGTCACCCTGGACCCCCACAGtcccctggggcagggcagagcagggtgtTGGGGTGACCCCCTTTGACTCCTGACAGTCtcgtggggctgggggtgacagTGGCCACCACGGTGGCACCGGGAGTCCCAAAAGCCCCCAGAGGAGGGGGGGGGTCGGGCAGGGCCGCCCCGTCCCCGCGTGGCGGCCGTGCCTGCCCTGTCCCTTGCCCCCCAGGCAGCCCAGCCCCGCGGCTGCCCATGGCCCTGCGCATCTGCACCCTCGTCTGCAGGTCCTGGGGGGACCgaccccagctctgccaggtaCGGCGTGTCCCCACACTCTGGTGGCTCTGTGTGTCCCCCACCTACGACGGCGTTCCATGTCCCCATGCCCTGGTGGCCATGGGTGTCCCTAAGCTTGGTGGCCATCCACGTCTCGGGTCAACGTGTCACCCCGTGTCCATGTGCCCCAGGCTATGGGATGGCAGCCAATGTCCCCATACCCCGGTGGCAGCCGATGTCCCCAAACCCGTGTGGGTGTCCCCGCAGGTGGCCTGCGCCGTGGGACGCGCGGAGAGCCCGGTGCGTCACGGCACGGTGCTGCCCCAGGGCCTGGACTCCAGCCTGCGGCAGTGGGGGGTGGTGGCCCTCAGCCAGCGGCAGGCGCTGGCCACGCGGCTGCGGGAGGCCACCGAGGCCGCCATGGCCGCTCTCCTGGCCACCGAGGCCGAGCTGAGCCCGCAGCAGCGCGGTGGCACCCGCGCCCACACCGACATCCTCGGTGAGCACGGCGCGGGGTACACCGCCGGTGCCCGGGGTCACCCCGCGGTGCTGAGCCCGGTGTCACCGTCACCAGGCGTGGACTTCCTGCTGGCGTGCGTGGACGACGCGCTGGAGCTGGTGGCCCTGGCCACCAACAGCCAGCGGTGCCTGGAGACCTGCGTGCTGGCCGAGGCCATGGGGCGCGGTGTGGGCGAGCCCCGCGGGGACCTGCCGCGGCTGCTGGCCGAGGCCATGCTGCACCGGGCGCAGTGTCACCTGGTCGAGGGCAAGGACATCCTGCTCATCGGGGCCGGGGGCGTCAGCAAGAGCTTCGTGTGGGAGGCGGCCCGTGACTACGGGCTGAGGGTGAGGAGCTCGGGCCGTCAGCGGGCTCAGGGTGGCGGGGGGTGGCACAGCTGTCCCCCGGTGACGCCTCTCCGGGGCCGCAGATCCACCTGGTGGAGTCGGACCCGGAGCACTTCGCGGCGGGGCTGGTGCAGACCTTCCTGCCCTACGACAGCCGGGAGCACCGGCGGGACGAGGAGCACGCGGAGcgggtgctggagctgctgcgcTCCCGGGGGCTGCGGCCCCACGCCTGCCTCTCCTACTGGGACGACTGCGTGGTGCTGGCGGCCCTGgtgtgccaggggctggggctccgcggccccgcgcccgccgccgtcCGGGTGGCCAAGCAGAAGAGCCGCACGCACCGGCacctgcagcgctgccgccgcggccgcccgccgcccgccgccttCGCCGTGCCCTGCCGCCGCCTGCAGAGCCACGGCGACGTggagcgggcggcgggcgcCGTGCCCTTCCCCGCCGTGGCCAAGCTGGAGTTCGGCGCGGGCGGCGTGGGCGTGCGGCTGGTGGAGAACGCCGGGCAGTGCCACGCTCACGCCGCCCGGCTCTGGAGGGACCTCCGCGACGACGCCGACCACCCGGGCatcgggctgggctggggcaacGCCATGCTGCTCATGGAGTACGTGCCGGGCACCGAGCACGACGTGGACCTGGTGGTCTTCGAGGGGCGGCTGCTGGGCGCGTGGGTGTCGGACAACGGCCCCACGCGTGTCCCCGCCTTCCTGGAGACGGCGGcctgcctgccctcctgcctgcccgCCGACCGGCAGGCGCAGCTGGTGCGGGCGGCGCTGGAATGCTGCCGGGCGTGCGGGCTGCGCGACGGCGTCTTCAACGTGGAGCTCAAGCTGGGGCCGGCGGGCCCGCGCCTGCTGGAGATCAACCCCCGCATGGGGGGCTTCTACCTGCGCGACTGGATCCGCGAGGTCTACGGCCCCGACCTGCTGCTGGCCGCCGTGCTGGTGGCGCTGGGCGTGCCGCCGGTgctgcccgcccggcccgcgcCCCGCACGCACCTGGCCGGGGTGATGTGCCTGGGATCGGAGCACGGCGAGACCCTGGCGGCCGGCGGGGGCATGGAGGCTCTGAGGGAGCTGCACGGCCGCGGGCTCGTCCGCCTCAACCGGCTCTTCGAGGAGCCCGAGGGGGCCGGCGAGTACGAGGAGCCGCTGCTGAGCGTGGCGTGCGCCGGGGCCACGCTGGCCGAGGCCTGCGAGCGcctgctggggctctgccaggggctgggcatcGACTCCCCGAGATACCCCGTGGAGCATTTCTTGTCCCACTTCAAATAGCGCCGGGCAggcagcggggagagcgggggAATGGGtgccccggcagcccccggcACCCCCTCCCGCTGCCCCGCCGCCCCTCCCCGGCATCCCCGTGGCACCCCGTCCCGCTGTGGCCTGGCGCATCATCCCCTGGCACCCCCGTACCGCCCCGGATCCCACTCACCTGCCCTGCCATCCCTCTGCCTGGCATTCCCCTTCATCCTGGCATCCCATCCCCTGGCATCCCCTCACTCCCCTGGCAGCTCAGTCCCTGGCATCCTGACACGCCATCcactgggatcctcctgtcccCTGGAGTTTGGAGGGTGGCATCCCCCCACTCTGCTGGTGTCCCATCCCCTGGCATCCTGAAATCCCATGTCCTGGCATCCCCCCACTACTCTGACACCCCAATCCCTGACATCCCCCGTGTCCTGGCACCCCTCCATCACACTGACACCCCTTCCCCGAGATTCGCCCTCTCCCAGTCCAGGCACCCCGTCCCCTGGCATTCCCCCATTACCCCGGCACCCCATCCCCCTGCCCTAGCACCCCATCCCCTGCTTCCCAACATTCCCCCCTTTctgccctgtccctccctgtcccccctgccctgtccctgcatgCCTGGGACACACAGGGGGGGACACTGACCCCTGGCTGTCCCCCTGCCATCCCCAGGGTGGGGGGCAGCCAGGAGCCCCCCTGAGGAACCTGGGCCACCCCACGAGAGCAGCAGGTGAAGCTTGAGGTGTGTTGGCACCTGCTGGCATGGGGAGGCCCTACAATAACAAACCATTATGGGGAGACCTCATAATGACACAGAATTACTGGGAGACCCCATAATAACAGAAACATGGGGAGACCCCACAGTAACAGACTGAGGTGGGGAGACCCTTGAAGGGGAGACCCTACAATAACAAACTGGCATGGGGAGAACCCACAGCAACAAACCAGTGTGGGGAGACCCTACAGCAGCATAAATTGAATGGGAGACCCCACAATAACAAACTGGCACGGGGAGACCCTAGAGTAATAGACCTACACAGGGAGACCCTACAATAACTAAGGGGTACCCAGGGattccctggagcagcttggaAAACCCTCTGGGGAAAGACTTGTGTGGGGAACCCATGTGATATAGGGCTGTCACTGGGGAGACCCTACAGTAACACCGCTAATGCCCAGCCCCTGTAATGTCCGAGATCCTACAATAACACCTGAGACCCTACAATAACACAGAGCCCCCGTAGTGCCCCTGACCCTACAATAACAGCAGTGACCCTGCAACAACACAGAGCCCCTGTAGTGCCTGAGATCCTACAATAACACACAGCCACCGTAGTGCCCGAAACCCTCCAATAACCCCCAGGCCCTGTAGTGCTCCTGACCCTACAATAACACCAGTGACCCTACAATAACACCAGAGACCCTACAGTAACACACAGCCCCCACAACCCCACAGTAACGGCAGTGAGCCCACAATAACCCCGATGACCCCACAATAACCCCAGAGCCCCGCAGCCCCACTCGTGCCCTCCAGCCGCGCGGGAAGCCCGAGCGGGATCTCCGCGTGGGGTCACCGGGATGTCCCCCTCTCTTCCTGCCCCCTCCTCTGACGTCACGCCGGCGCCGCTGACGTCAGCGCGGCGcagcgggggcggggcg
Encoded proteins:
- the CARNS1 gene encoding carnosine synthase 1; the protein is MLSTAQPSPERVPSPEEQEWAGPEALCPGWLEDEAPDGEVPGDSGDPECATHAYERLQSALCQEGLPPTLDCSAEPRTGFGPLDITVCILGSPTAFLPVLLEGGTRCPGAMVLCLSPTWASRVPSEASPGAWSLLLSRGVSFKVGGHSALETFVPPRRANYVTGTLAPGDPEGGWVGELARDLDCPTGGSVLLAHRLEDTLVTRWVLAARAHLPVPPTLAFVLGARGDLPAEPMAPGLRLVRLEDPQGQQSLVQEEVGAFLGGTAMEPYSQVVVRPAGWRWRGTGTRSTHRKEEGAAVVQAVGAWLRGLTEEDSVLLEAMVPTARLPVPPPRSPAPRLPMALRICTLVCRSWGDRPQLCQVACAVGRAESPVRHGTVLPQGLDSSLRQWGVVALSQRQALATRLREATEAAMAALLATEAELSPQQRGGTRAHTDILGVDFLLACVDDALELVALATNSQRCLETCVLAEAMGRGVGEPRGDLPRLLAEAMLHRAQCHLVEGKDILLIGAGGVSKSFVWEAARDYGLRIHLVESDPEHFAAGLVQTFLPYDSREHRRDEEHAERVLELLRSRGLRPHACLSYWDDCVVLAALVCQGLGLRGPAPAAVRVAKQKSRTHRHLQRCRRGRPPPAAFAVPCRRLQSHGDVERAAGAVPFPAVAKLEFGAGGVGVRLVENAGQCHAHAARLWRDLRDDADHPGIGLGWGNAMLLMEYVPGTEHDVDLVVFEGRLLGAWVSDNGPTRVPAFLETAACLPSCLPADRQAQLVRAALECCRACGLRDGVFNVELKLGPAGPRLLEINPRMGGFYLRDWIREVYGPDLLLAAVLVALGVPPVLPARPAPRTHLAGVMCLGSEHGETLAAGGGMEALRELHGRGLVRLNRLFEEPEGAGEYEEPLLSVACAGATLAEACERLLGLCQGLGIDSPRYPVEHFLSHFK